One Mangifera indica cultivar Alphonso chromosome 4, CATAS_Mindica_2.1, whole genome shotgun sequence genomic region harbors:
- the LOC123214690 gene encoding serine/threonine-protein kinase BSK1-like, protein MGCCKSSLFKRIQSQRDHQGSHQPPYLEPPSSSSSLPDPATNGASNFIEFSFLDLKAATNNFSSDNIVSESGEKAPNIVYKGRLNNRQWIAVKKFTKTAWPDPQQFVEEARGVGKLRHKRLANLMGYCCEGDERLLVAEFMPNDTLAKHLFHWENQTIEWAMRLRVAYYIAEALDYCNIEGLPLYHDLNAYRVLFNENGDPCLSCFGLTKNSRDGKSYSTNLAYTPPEYLRNGRVTPESVIYSFGTVLLDLLSGKHIPPSHALDMIRGKNITLLMDSHLEGKFSMEEAKVVVDLASQCLQYEPRERPSTKDLGATLSPLQTKADVPSSLMLRSTKHEEAPPTLQHPLSPMGEACSRMDLTAIHQILVTIHYRDDEGTNELSFQEWTQQMRDMLEARKHGDHAFRDKDFKTAIDFYSQFIEGTMVSPTVYARRSLCYLFSDQPDTALLDAMQAQCVYPDWPTAFYMQSVALAKLNMHTDATDMLNEGAALEEKKQRGKAP, encoded by the exons ATGGGTTGCTGTAAATCATCCTTGTTTAAAAGGATTCAGTCACAGAGAGATCATCAAGGTAGTCACCAACCGCCTTATCTTGAACCACCTTCATCGTCATCGTCTCTTCCTGACCCAGCAACCAATGGGGcttcaaattttattgaattttcgTTCTTGGACCTCAAAGCCGCCACCAACAACTTCAGTTCTGATAACATAGTCTCTGAGAGCGGTGAAAAGGCTCCAAATATTGTGTACAAAGGTCGCCTCAACAACCGCCAGTGGATTGCTGTTAAGAAGTTTACTAAGACTGCTTGGCCTGACCCTCAACAGTTTGTG GAGGAGGCGAGGGGTGTGGGAAAGTTGAGGCACAAAAGGCTGGCAAATTTGATGGGCTACTGTTGTGAAGGCGATGAGCGGCTGCTTGTTGCTGAGTTCATGCCCAATGATACCCTCGCTAAACATTTGTTTCACT GGGAAAATCAAACCATTGAGTGGGCAATGCGTCTAAGAGTAGCATACTATATTGCTGAGGCCTTAGACTATTGTAACATTGAAGGCCTTCCGTTATATCATGATTTAAATGCTTATCGGGTTCTCTTCAATGAG AATGGTGATCCATGCCTTTCATGTTTTGGCTTGACGAAGAATAGTAGGGATGGGAAAAGCTATAGCACAAATCTTGCCTACACACCTCCAGAGTATCTGAGGAATG GAAGGGTCACCCCTGAGAGTGTTATTTACAGCTTTGGCACTGTCCTTCTAGATCTGCTAAGCGGAAAGCATATCCCTCCTAGTCAT GCTCTAGACATGATAAGGGGAAAAAACATCACTCTATTAATGGATTCACATTTAGAGGGAAAGTTTTCTATGGAAGAAGCAAAAGTGGTTGTTGACCTTGCCTCCCAATGTTTGCAATATGAACCTAGGGAGCGACCTAGTACAAAGGACCTTGGTGCTACACTTTCTCCTCTGCAAACCAAAGCTGAT GTTCCATCCTCTCTCATGCTTCGAAGCACAAAGCATGAAGAAGCCCCACCAACCCTGCAACACCCTCTTTCACCAATGGGTGAGGCTTGTTCACGGATGGACCTCACTGCAATTCATCAGATCTTGGTTACGATCCACTACAGAGATGATGAAGGAACAAATGAG TTATCTTTCCAAGAGTGGACACAACAAATGAGAGACATGCTAGAGGCTAGGAAGCATGGGGACCATGCATTTCGTGATAAAGATTTTAAAACTGCCATTGACTTTTACTCTCAG TTTATAGAAGGAACCATGGTCTCCCCAACGGTTTATGCACGGCGTAGTCTGTGCTATCTCTTTTCTGATCAACCAGATACTGCCCTTTTAGATGCAATGCAAGCACAGTGTGTTTATCCAGATTGGCCAACAGCCTTTTACATGCAGTCGGTTGCACTTGCCAAGTTGAACATGCATACAGATGCCACTGACATGTTGAACGAAGGAGCTGCGTTGGAGGAAAAGAAACAGCGGGGAAAGGCACCATAG
- the LOC123213714 gene encoding protein ALTERED PHOSPHATE STARVATION RESPONSE 1-like: MGCTNSKLDDLPAVALCRNRCGFLDEAIQQRYLLAETHVHYVHSLEQMGHSLRHFINQGGVGGGGGDSPTLNLPPAKKGGDAVGISVKEPPSLPSAKVGGAYHSHSNPGDGHIQFVSDPDDDDEKSGSGNSSPLNDHDHDFDHHDGFKHIDYRNSYYTDREILGGFSQGGFTHTNYMKNQPKPPIVFEQKPYSSETIQHHYVGESSSASTSTSYYPPHAYPYSNSLSSSYFPPSYGYGVAGGPGPSGAGGYYGLAPPGYGSPQRAEAVASSSKPPPPPPSPPQFSAWDFLNPFESYDKFYPSYALSMDSKELREKEGIPDLEEEDYSHEVKKVHVEEKFVDGSGGGGSGGGGGGGVGGAESSLHQTRPSVDNEGVEYEVHVVDQKVVDEERNEEHGGAARAGPRDVFDVARELEVQFVRASESGTEIAELLEVGKLPYQRKHVSKMLHVVTPSLSVVSSPSFTSRSADSSSSADKADPALLDIDKDMTRNLSSTLHKLYLWEKKLYHEVKNEEKMRVIHDRKVRKLKRLDERGAEAHKVDSTRTLIRNLSIKIGMAIQVVDKISMTINKIRDEELWPQLNELIQGLTRMWKSMLECHHSQCQSIRDAKGLGLVGSGKKLGDSHLDATSQLEREVLNWIFRFSSWIGAQKGYVRALNCWLMKCLLYEPEETADGIAPFSPGRMGAPPIFVICNQWSQALDRISEKEVIDSMQVLAMIVLQLWEHDKEELRQKMEANKDYERKVRSLDREGQKIQKEIQALDKKIVLVSGVSNNQLGHIVYQSDTRTSSLQGSLQRIFEAMERFTGESVKAYEELLKRTEEELHARQNERVS, translated from the exons ATGGGTTGTACGAATTCGAAGCTCGACGATCTGCCTGCCGTGGCGCTCTGTCGGAACCGTTGTGGGTTTCTTGATGAAGCGATACAGCAGCGTTACCTTTTGGCGGAAACACATGTTCATTATGTTCACTCGTTGGAACAGATGGGTCATTCTTTGCGCCATTTTATTAATCAAGGAGGTGTTGGCGGTGGCGGTGGAGATTCGCCGACGCTGAATTTGCCTCCGGCGAAGAAAGGTGGAGATGCCGTTGGGATTAGTGTTAAGGAACCACCATCATTGCCTTCTGCTAAAGTTGGAGGAGCTTATCATTCTCACTCGAATCCTGGTGATGGTCACATTCAGTTTGTTTCGGATCCGGATGATGACGATGAGAAGTCGGGTTCGGGTAATTCTTCGCCTTTAAATGATCATGATCATGACTTTGATCATCATGATGGGTTTAAGCATATAGATTACAGGAATTCTTATTATACGGATCGCGAAATCCTGGGTGGATTTTCACAAGGTGGATTTACACATACGAATTACATGAAAAATCAACCAAAACCTCCAATTGTTTTTGAACAGAAGCCATATAGTTCCGAGACTATTCAGCACCATTACGTTGGTGAATCTTCTTCagcttcaacttcaacttcataCTATCCTCCTCATGCTTATCCATATTCCAATAGTTTAAGTTCTAGTTATTTCCCACCCAGTTATGGCTATGGTGTTGCTGGTGGTCCTGGTCCTAGTGGTGCTGGTGGTTATTATGGTCTAGCACCACCTGGTTATGGGTCTCCGCAGAGGGCAGAGGCTGTGGCTTCATCGTCAAAACCACCACCGCCTCCTCCTTCCCCACCACAGTTTTCGGCGTGGGATTTTTTGAACCCTTTTGAGAGTTATGATAAGTTCTACCCATCTTACGCTCTAAGTATGGATTCAAAGGAATTGAGAGAAAAAGAGGGAATTCCTGATTTGGAAGAGGAGGATTATTCTCATGAGGTAAAGAAAGTACATGTGGAGGAGAAGTTTGTTGACGGCAGTGGTGGCGGCGGCAGTGGCGGAGGAGGTGGAGGCGGTGTTGGTGGTGCGGAGTCTTCTTTGCATCAGACAAGGCCTAGTGTGGATAATGAAGGTGTGGAGTATGAGGTGCATGTGGTGGACCAGAAGGTTGTGGATGAAGAGAGGAATGAAGAGCATGGCGGCGCAGCTAGAGCTGGTCCACGCGATGTTTTTGATGTAGCAAGAGAACTTGAGGTTCAATTTGTGAGAGCTTCTGAGTCTGGAACTGAAATTGCTGAGCTGCTTGAGGTGGGAAAGCTTCCCTACCAGCGGAAACATG TTTCCAAGATGTTGCATGTTGTTACACCTTCATTGTCTGTGGTATCCTCACCATCATTTACATCTAGAAGTGCTGACTCATCATCCTCTGCCGACAAAGCTGACCCTGCTTTGCTAGATATTGATAAAGATATGACGAGAAATCTTTCTTCTACTTTGCACAAGCTGTATCTTTGGGAGAAGAAACTCTATCATGAAGTGAAG AATGAGGAAAAGATGCGAGTAATTCATGACAGGAAGGTCCGTAAGCTGAAGCGCTTGGATGAAAGGGGTGCGGAGGCCCACAAAGTTGATTCAACTCGAACCTTAATTAGGAATTTGTCTATAAAAATAGGAATGGCAATTCAAGTTGTTGACAAGATTTCTATGACAATTAACAAGATTAGGGATGAAGAGCTGTGGCCGCAGCTAAATGAATTAATTCAAGG GTTAACCAGAATGTGGAAAAGTATGCTGGAATGCCATCATAGTCAGTGTCAGTCAATTAGAGATGCCAAAGGTTTAGGTCTCGTTGGATCTGGCAAGAAACTTGGTGATTCACATCTTGATGCAACATCACAGCTTGAACGTGAGGTTCTTAATTGGATTTTTAGATTCTCTAGTTGGATTGGTGCGCAGAAGGGTTATGTCAGGGCCTTGAATTGTTGGCTTATGAAGTGTCTTCTGTATGAACCTGAAGAAACAGCTGATGGAATAGCTCCCTTCTCACCGGGTAGGATGGGTGCACCCCctatatttgtaatttgtaatCAGTGGTCACAAGCTTTGGACAGAATATCTGAGAAGGAAGTGATTGACTCTATGCAAGTTCTTGCTATGATTGTGCTTCAACTTTGGGAACATGATAAGGAAGAACTGCGCCAGAAGATGGAAGCAAATAAGGATTATGAGAGGAAAGTTAGGAGCTTGGATAGAGAGGGACAAAAGATACAGAAGGAGATCCAGGCGTTAGACAAGAAAATTGTTCTGGTTTCTGGGGTTAGTAACAATCAATTGGGACATATTGTATATCAGAGTGACACTAGAACTAGTAGTCTTCAGGGTAGTTTGCAGCGTATTTTTGAGGCCATGGAGAGGTTCACAGGTGAATCTGTGAAAGCTTATGAAGAGCTCTTGAAGCGTACTGAAGAAGAATTACATGCTCGACAGAATGAAAGGGTTTCATAG
- the LOC123213005 gene encoding protein HIGH CHLOROPHYLL FLUORESCENCE PHENOTYPE 244, chloroplastic — MALRLPTQLLTPGNLHHHRHLKASLDNAQLSWSCNLSPLPLLSSSLSCSTGKLSTQQQVVRCSVSGVGSVQAVNVGPGTPVRPTSILVVGATGTLGRQMVRRALDEGYDVRCLVRPRPAPADFLRDWGATVVNADLSKPETIPATLVGVHTVIDCATGRPEEPIKTVDWEGKVALIQCAKAMGIQKYVFYSIHNCDKHPEVPLMEIKYCTEKFLKDSGLTHIVIRLCGFMQGLIGQYAVPILEEKSVWGTDAPTRIAYMDTQDIARLTFIALRNENINGKVLTFAGPRAWTTQEVITLCERLAGQDANVTTVPVSVLRFTRQLTRFFEWTNDVADRLAFSEVLTSDTVFSVPMTETYNLLGVDSNDIITLEKYLQDYFTNILKKLKDLKAQSKQTDIFI; from the exons ATGGCCTTGCGACTACCCACTCAGCTCCTGACACCTGGCAATCTCCACCACCACCGCCACCTCAAAGCCTCTTTAGACAATGCCCAACTTTCCTGGTCTTGCAATTTAAGCCCTCTCCCTCTTCTATCTTCTTCACTCTCCTGCTCCACAG GGAAACTTTCTACCCAACAACAGGTGGTGAGATGCAGTGTTAGTGGTGTTGGGAGTGTGCAGGCGGTGAATGTGGGACCAGGCACACCTGTGAGGCCAACAAGCATACTGGTGGTTGGTGCGACGGGAACACTTGGCAGACAGATGGTAAGGCGTGCACTTGATGAAGGGTATGATGTTAGATGCCTTGTGAGGCCTCGACCTGCCCCCGCTGATTTCCTCCGTGATTGGGGTGCAACCGTTGTAAAC GCAGATCTCAGCAAACCAGAGACCATACCTGCAACATTGGTTGGTGTTCATACAGTCATTGACTGTGCCACAGGACGCCCAGAAGAGCCCATAAAAACA GTAGACTGGGAAGGAAAAGTCGCTCTTATACAATGTGCAAAAGCAATGGGAATACAGAAGTATGTATTCTATTCCATTCACAATTGTGACAAGCACCCTGAGGTTCCACTGATGGAGATCAAGTATTGCACAGAGAAGTTTCTGAAGGACTCAGGCCTAACTCACATCGTAATACGATTATGTGGTTTCATGCAA GGTCTAATCGGGCAATATGCGGTACCTATACTAGAAGAAAAATCTGTTTGGGGAACAGATGCCCCAACTCGAATTGCATACATGGACACCCAG GATATAGCTCGACTGACGTTCATAGCTTTACGTAATGAGAACATCAATGGGAAGGTTCTCACTTTTGCTGGTCCGCGTGCATGGACAACTCAGGAG GTGATAACATTGTGTGAGAGGCTTGCAGGGCAAGATGCAAATGTTACAACAGTCCCTGTCTCTGTCTTGAGATTTACTCGGCAGCTAACTCGGTTTTTTGAGTGGACAAATGATGTTGCTGATAGATTGGCATTTTCAGAG GTTCTAACGAGTGATACTGTTTTCTCTGTTCCTATGACTGAGACATATAATCTTCTTGGGGTGGACTCCAATGATATAATTACACTCGAGAAATATTTGCAGGATTACTTTACGAACATattgaagaaattgaaagacCTGAAAGCACAATCAAAGCAGACTGATATTTTCATATGA